CGAGCGGCTGCTGCGCGAGGGGCCCCTGTCGCCGAACGAGCGCAGCGGCGTACTCCTGCGCCGCCAGGAGAAGCGGCTGCTGCGCGACTACCTGGAGCTGACCCGCGCGGGCCGCGCCCTGCTGCGCCAGCCCCGCGAGGAAGTCGAGCAGCTCGCCGCGCGTGCCGACTCGCCGTGGGGATGGTTCGACGGCTACGTGCGCAACGATCTGCTGGGGCTGCTGGGCCGGAAGGCGTGACCTGACCTGGAACGCATGGTCGGCTCGGCTCGTGACCAAGGCCGTCATCCGCTACTACTCCGCCCAGCCGCGGAGTTCGCCCAGGAGTTGCCGCGGGTCCCCTTTTCAGGGCAGGTCATTCGCCTATGCTTCGCGCGGCCGCCTCACGGCCCCTACTCCGGGAGAATGAACATGTTCGGAAAACTCGCCGCCGACGCCCTTGGTCTCAGTGACATCGGCGCGGTCATCGCTCCGGCCGACTACGACAAGGTGGATGCCGACGACTACGTGATGCACGAGGACCAGGAGAAGATCTTCTTCCTGATCAAGTCCAAGTCCGACGAGTACTGCTTCACCAACAAGGCCCTCGTCCACCTGGATGGCACCAGCGCCACCAGCAAGAAGCGCATGCTGCACCGCTACAGCTATGGTTCCCACCCGGTGTCCAACGTGCGGCTCGAGACCGCGGGCACCATCGACATGGACGTGGAGATCAAGTTCCAGCTCGGCGCGAAGAGCTTCTCCATCGACGTGCACAAGAAGCACCTCGAGCAGGTGAAGGATCTCTACAAGGCCCTCTTCCGCATCTCCGAGCTGATGCACGAGAACGAGGTGGCGCTCGGTCTGGCCAAGACCAGCATCGAGCTCGCCTCCACCACCCTGGGCCGTGGCCAGGCGGGCAGCGCGCCGCTCGTGGAGACCTTCAAGGAACTCAACCAGGCCGCCTTCTCCTGGTTCCTCGGCGCGCAGCAGAAGTACTGGGTGAAGGACTTCGGCTTCGTGTTCGAGCGCTACCTCAAGTCCTGAGCTGGAAACACTCCCCCCGGCTCCGGGCCATGTCCGGCACGCCTCTTCATGATTCTTCATGAAGGCGTCACGACGCGGAAAGATGCCGGGGGTGTGATGGGAGCATGAACCTTCGTGCTCCCGTGGCTTCCCAGGCGCCGTGCTCCCTCTCCGTCGCGCTCCTGACCCTGGGGCTGGCCCTCGGCGGCTGCGCTACCGCGCCCCCGAAAACCCCGCTCGTGCCGGAGGTGGCGTCTCCAGCCGTTTCTTCCCCCGAGGCCTGCGCGGATGCGGCTGGCTGCCGCGAGGCACTCCGGGACTCGCCGCGGGACACCCTGTCGGAGTGTGAGGTGCAACGGCGGGTGGAACTTGCCCGCGGGGCCTGTGCGCTGGACGTGGCCGAGGGCTGCACCGAGCTGGGACGGTGGGAGGCGCGGGGCCTGGCGAAGGAGAACGGCCCGGACCTCGTCGCGGCCGCGGGTCTGTTCCAGCGGGCCTGCACCCTGGGAGACGGCGAGGGGTGTGCCCTGAAGGCGCTGATGACGCTGCGGGGACAAGGGGTG
Above is a window of Cystobacter fuscus DNA encoding:
- a CDS encoding PH domain-containing protein; amino-acid sequence: MFGKLAADALGLSDIGAVIAPADYDKVDADDYVMHEDQEKIFFLIKSKSDEYCFTNKALVHLDGTSATSKKRMLHRYSYGSHPVSNVRLETAGTIDMDVEIKFQLGAKSFSIDVHKKHLEQVKDLYKALFRISELMHENEVALGLAKTSIELASTTLGRGQAGSAPLVETFKELNQAAFSWFLGAQQKYWVKDFGFVFERYLKS